TGTACCTCAGTGTAGTACCTCAGTGTAGTACCTCAGTGTAATACCTCACTGTAGTGTACTTCAGTATAGTACCTCAGTGTAGTACCTCAGTGTAGACATTTAAAAAGCCACCCATTAAACAAAAGGTCCCAAGAAAGAGGAGCATTAAAGTAGCAGAAAGGTATTTAAAgggttattgttgttattattattatccgaGATGCACTACATTCAGATTTGAAATGTGAAATGTAGACTGACCCCGATGGAAGACAGGCTGGTCCTTAGGGTCGCCTCCACCCTCAGAGGGATGTTTTCCTCCGTCTGAAAGGAAACAGAGAGCTGGATTAGATGGGTGAAAAGTCTATGCAACTAACATAAAACCTTTTCCAAACATCCCTCACTTGTAGGTAGGGCAAGATGAGCGACAGACGAGATATTATCATTTGACTGACTGCATTATAATTCATCTCAGTATCAATTCTGAACGAGAATCCCTGCATAAATGATTATGTGATACATATGGGACCAGCAATCCTGAATCAGGTCGTGCACACAAAGGATAACACCCAACATGATGTTCCAGTGCTCAGTGTATAAAGAATAATTCAGGAATAGTACCGCTCCTCTGGCATCTGTGCTGACAGAGTTCATCCTCCTGATAGAAGCACCCCTCGCCAGAGTGTTTATTTCCTCCCTGCAAGAAAAAGGGAAAAAGAAGATATTTAAATGATTGAAGAAATAGACTGTGGATCATCCATATTTTTGAGCATTTTCAGATTTGACAGCATATGATAACATCTTTGCTGTTATTTTCCACATCCAGCACACTCATGTTTTACTTAATTTGACACATTTTGCTTATCTAATTCTAACTATCAGTGCTAATATGGTCAGTAGCCCTGAGTAACTCCACTCTTAGTTATTCTTATTGACGTAATCTTCCCTGAGGATATCATTCATGTATCATCTCATTGTACTGTATCTCATCTTAATTATAAAATCCCAACATACTTCTTCTGAGTCAGCTCCCTCTCCAGCTTCCTGTTcttccgtttgtgatgacaagTGACACAGATGATGACGATAAGCATCAGGATCAGCAGCCCCCCCGCCGCGCCCCCGATGAAGATCATTGGCATTTTCTCAAACAAGCTCCGCTCCTGGGGGGAGTCTGCAAAGgaggtcggggggggggggtgggattAGATGGATGCGTACATGTATTCTCATTGTAAGTGATGTAATTACTTTGTTGTCATGTACCTCCCACAATAATCTCCACCTCCGCCTTCCCCACTCCCACGTCGTTCTTCGCCACACACTGGTAGGTGCCTTGATCTGACGGGCTAAGGGGTCGCCCAAAAACTAGTGTTCCATTAGGGTGGGTGATAACTCCCTCCGGTAACTCTCCCCCAACTCTGTAAAGAAGACAAAACAGAGTTATAGTGCATTTATATCAACATATGGAGCCCTTACTTTATTATCTTGGTCATGTGATGACCTGAGTTCCCTTTTTAAGAATTGCAACATCTCTTCAGAGATGGCAAaattacacacatcctttactcaagtagaagtacagataggCCTActggtgtttaaaaatactctggtagaagtagtagtaggctactgactaaacttctttactcaagtaaaagtaaagtgttggcttcgaaatgtacttaagtaaaaagtaacTACCAACTGTTTTATAGAGTAACTggcctccctttatattaatagaacaataatgttcgatgctgaacaacggcaacatggcaacgttttcattggtccctcttcttaaGAGAAGAACCAGGAAATAATGGATCCACGGATCCTGTTaaaaccaataggcacgcaataggcgtgttcacaccgcagtacttttcccactttagttcatcagaactctttagttctcatgaactaaatacagatcgcgttcacaccggaataaatccctgggggtggattcagggaggattaggcaaatgaagccgctgacgtcacttcttcttcttctgctttgggtttactggcaggccgcaaacaacttcacggcgtatactgccgcacaaaatccccggagttggggactggcttcagtagaagctgctgccgggagtcccagcagcagcttctactgaagccagtccccaagccttccgagtaaatcgcctgaacgccgacacctcctcttctcccatgttttattttgtgttgccataaattagtctctctgcgtttctgggctaatgctaataatgcaatacgaggataataaaatggcggcttcgcaaaactttttggggaattttacggggcgtggtttgccaaTCAGACAGAGGAaccttttctcccacgaaacTACCTGCTCTCtaagcagggactgaaaagggggtaaaaaggttctcatgagtTAATTTAGTTCCTGgggctttttggtgtgaacgcaactatATCGTAGTTCTGGTGAActattgtgggaaaagtactccggtgtgaacgcggctatttcacagagggcccgccatagtaactcaatgagagagtaatgtcaaatgacagtacaattgaccaatcatatcttccctctaaatgggcgggctttattttcgcagactttatgacaagttccgcccgctgtgaggtctatgcaagtggtacagtgacgcgtcctaaaacccggaagtaacctgcgctcggattccctcgacagaaagcagtgggatttctccatagggttttggaaaatagctctaaataaggtctgtggaaaacgaccctgtttgataaatgcacgttttgttcagccggataatatccacatgtctaccctacttttattattttcgaatcataaatctaatcgatagatttatgatggatagatgtatgattagcataagttcgttcatgatggcacatgtcagtgatagtgatgacatcgttgggaaattattaaccgagtcattttcaagattgagttacaatgataaactggagtggcaaaggatcagctgcatgacccgccatcaggtgcttcatccaaaaggacgggaggatggactttgtgtttcagtgatttgatcatcaaagtcattttcaatgcgggccgccgtgccgacttcattcatttgtaattgttacttggctgtgggcgccctgtcatgataggtgtttatataaatggtgttgttctgtgtggtagagggtcgctgtcattgatgcgttttgtaCCCCGGGTCTCTGTTTTGATATttcgctgaagtatacgctgtgacgtaataattcttcttttttcgagggaagggtgGGGGGGaatcagagggcctaggtataaaagtcacggctcgccactggaaaGGGCTCATAAGGGAACCAAAACAGAAGGCATTGGGTTAATAtactctaataaaaaagcatatcTACTATCCCATTTCTACCAATAGATCCCCGATAGCCGACCCTGTGGACTTTTAATTGTTGGGAAATACAAAGGTATTTCCTGGCAGTGTGACTCAGGGCAATGTGTTGATGAGCGACTCCAGGGTGTTGCCTCGGTGTTGTTGTTTTGAGCGCATTTCATTTAATCCGTTTGAACAGACTTGACCTTGTTGTCTGCCTATTGCCGTGAACTTTAACAACATGTGAACATTGCCTCAGAAATACTGGATGTATTCCAACTATAGGAACACATGCAGTGAAACAAACCTGTTCACATTACACTCACCCTCACTACAAGCAGGAAACATGAACTCTGTGTTTGTCCATAACATCTGATTACATCTTGATCAAATCCACACATCCGTCgtcgtcttcttcttcctcctcctctcaccccTACGCTACCTGCTGCCCCATTTCACCTCTCTTGTTGGGGCCGATCATCCCTTTCCCCTTTCCTTTCATCCcccccttcctccctccttcGTGTGAAACCATCTCATCTGTCTGCTCTCGGCACAAGCCGCAACAGGACACTGTGACAGCAGCTATTACTTCACCTGCCGCCTTTTATTGACAAAGCCAACAGGTTTGCCCAGTGCTGCagtcatctgtgtgtgtgtgtgcgtgcgtgcgtgtgtgcgtgcgtgcgtgtgtgtgtgtgtgtgtgtgtgtgtgtgtgtgtgtgtgtgtgtgtgtgtgtgtgtgtgtgtgtgtgtgtgtgtgtgtgtgtgtgtgtgtgtgtgtgtgtgtgtgtgtgcgtgcgtgcgtgcgtgcgtgcgtgtgtgtgtgtgtgtgtgtgtgaaatgcgTGTGGAAGAGAGGTTTCCTTGTAACTAGAGATTCAGAGTGCTGACATGGccctgtctatgtgtgtgtacatgctCAATCGGGTGTGAGTCTAGTAAGCCTtactcaaaaaaaaaaatctttgagGTGTGTTCCTGTGACTAACAATGAAAGGTAAGTTAAACATCACATGGCACAAAATCACTTCAAACCACACCAAACTTGTTTACATCATATTCTTTAAATTGAAGATGTACATATGCTCATCTGTTGGTAAGGAATTTCTCCCAGGGGCAAAACTGTCACTTCTCATACTTCCATGAGAGACTTCCAGTCATTTTGTGGCTCACACTTTTGAGCCAAACTCTATGCCACACCCTGAGAATATATTGATTCACTTCATGAAACGGCTTAAAGATGACACCAGGTGACTCAATGAGAAGAAGTGAGGAATCTCAGTCAAACCCTCGTCTGAGTTTAAAACCACGCATGGACACAGGAAGTGACAACGCTGGGACTCTGATTCGGCCATGTGGAACGGATGGTGAAGAAACAGGACtacattgtattttttaaaagttgaatTTGTTTCCCTGAGCCTATATTTACAGTGTATGTCAATGTTGCTTTACATGACTTGCTCTGTGAGAGAGCTAAGAAGAGCAGGCGAGATCATAAAAACATCCTGGTCACATGGAGGCTTTTTTACTTTCACATTTGCCTGAGGATGACCTGGGAACATTTGTACAACCCACTGGGAAAATGATAGTGAAATAATTGGTATGAGTTATGGGAAAAGTAACAGTGACCAGACACATCAGACAGTTAGTCACACGACTTCCAGACAGCCAGAGGGAGGCAGGCCTTCTGTACCTGAGCCAGGTGAAGCTGTGTGGTTTGGGGTTTCCTCCGCTCACACACCTCAGGGCAGCATTCTCCAAACCCAACGACCAGTCTCCAGCGAAGCCAGACACCTCTGCATCCGGAGGGactgagaggaagaggaggaggaggaggaggaggaggaggaggaggaggaggaggaggaggaggaggaggaggaggaggaggaggaggaggaggaggaggaggaggaggaggaggaggaggaggaggacagaaATACACCAACAGAGATTCAATGAAAAGCAGATAAAGATATTACAAAATATACTCATaggcagagatggcaaaagtaaacACATCCTTtagtcaagtagaagtacagatactcgtgtttaaaaatactgaccaaacttctttactcaagtaaaagtaaagaagtactttactggcttcgaaatgtactcaagtaaaaagtacccataactaccaaCTGTTTTATAGAGTAACTGGTAACTGGACCTCGCTTTATATTAATAGAGCATTAAAGATCTTCTAATTCAAATTGTaaaaatgtcattgttagctaatgaatgtttcaacACTGAACAACCACCATTTAGAACACAAGCAAAGAAGAAGTGGGACAGGGGGAAAAAACCCTAGGCTACTTTGTAGATAGTAGGGTGAATCGTATACCTCTTCCTTGGTAACAACACAACAATTATTATGGTAATGTTTAAAAAGATAAAAATGTAAGTAACGagcctgttttgaaaatgtaagaagtagaaagtacaggtatttctgtaaaaaatgtaaaagtagaaagtcgtcagaaaaataagtagtggagtaaagtactgatatcaGAATaatatacttaagtacagtaacgaagtatttgtactccactacttcccacctctgctcatAGGGATTCAAATAATAGCGTGTTTATGAAGAGTGTTTTTAGAAGGGATTAACAACATTTGAATGGTCAAGCTTCAAGCTGATGCAATGACGAAAGACTACTTCCAATGAATGCAACATTTCACAGGAAGTTAAAAATAAAACGTAAAAGCCAAAGTTCAGTCATATCCTGTTACCAACCACAGAATGATCATGTCGTAGGGTACAAGAAGGAAAGAGGAACTACATTCTCCTTTTTTGTAGATGTTCTTTACATGTTTTTcaccatgtgtgtgtttttaaaggtcccctattatactgttttttcatttaaatataagtatacaaaacatgtctctgaagtgtttggctccaaacaccaaacagatcattgcagcattacccagaatcccctctgtttcagccctgtttccaaagtgctgattctctgtctgttactttagatggaaataaggagcccctccccacgcccctctgagagagatttggttacaaagaactcaacgGTGCTCTAGTCTAGGagtaggaggagattcaggtgataaggtggggggggggggttaccttggtgattggctaatggttacacaagccaacaaatCGTCATGACATCATAAAATGGCCAAAATTTGATCAGCTCAtattcagacaggtttttatatataaatggatcaggagaaaaagagagagaatcttctTTCCTGACACTTTCtgtgtctctttccacagaggagacacatgctgatgtagaagagacatgaacaagtggattttgcataataggtgacctttaatgtaaCACTGCCTCTGTATAGTGCTGATGAATACTCACAGTGCACCACCAGCTGGTTTCTGATCCTGCGGGTGCCCTTTAGAGTCGGATGCCACACTATACAGTCCAGCTTCTTGCCATTCATGCTCCTGAGGGGGTGCAGGGAGTAGTGCGAGGTGACGGCCCCGTTATCGGAGGAGCGATTGGTGGACTGGCCATTCAGGTCGGTTTCCCAGGAGAGGCGGGGGGGCGGGCGGGCCACAGAGCGACAGGAAGCGGCCTGCCGGTAGGACTGGCCCTCCACCAGGATCACGGGGTCCAGGGAGGAGATGGGAAtggctgggggggggggattgttACAATGTTTGATCAGATGGAAGATAATGATAAGTCAGCACACTGAATAGTTAGAGTGGAATGCACACATAGACTTAGAGAGAGATCTAAACACTGAAGTCCTGGTCAATGCATTTGTCACGTCCCGCATCGACTACTGTCACGCCATCCTCTCAGGCATACCCACCAAgctcatcaataaactacaaatCATACAGAACTCCGCAGCCCAGATCATAACCGGCACCAAGGCCTCcgaacacatcacccccatcctcatccaactccactggctccctgttcaatcccgtatcaacttcaaaaacctactgctcacttacaaagccctacaTAACCTGCCCACCCCCCCTTATctggctgaccttcttcaggagtacaccccctctcgctccctccgctcctcctctgctggtctgctgaccgtccccaccccacgcctcgtcaccatgggtgctcaggcttttagctgcactgctcccagactctggaactccctccccccgcacatccgacagtcagacacaatcaccttattcaaatcccaattaaaaacccacctgttcaaatctgcttactCACTGTAGTGCCCCCATTATATGTCccatttgtgtccacttgactgtctcctccatgatttcctgtttgtgtttttttatcatgttctgttgcctattagcttttattttatttattttatttttttattattttttttttaattctacggtgtccttgggtgtcctAACTTTAACAGTTTGTGTTGCTTATTTTCCCACAAACATAAAAGTAACTCCCATATCCATCACATTTGGCTTCCTTACCTGGAGTGTATTACCTTATAAGGGTTGTTACTTGTGTATTTCAACTCACTGAAATAAGATAATAAGTGAGTATGTTTATTGTGTCATATTGACTTCCTTATTAGTCATGTAGGAAAGCTCAATATCTCTTTGCGAATTTAGTTGTGCAatatagaaaataaaacaacaaaacagTTAGTCATGTAATTGTCATGTAATGTATTTTGCAATATGTGTTTTCCAGCAGAGTGAGACTTCTTAGCTcatttattttgtgtatttgACCATTTGAAGGGACTCACTCCACACGGTGAGTGACATCTCTGTGTCAAAGTTTCCGGAGGGATAGGTGATGATGCGGCACAGGTATTTCCCCTCATCTGAGACCTCGGTGCTCATGATGACCAGAGACGAGTCCACGGTGGGTTCACTGCTTTGAAAGCGCACGCGTTGAGACCACGCTCCAAACGctgc
This genomic stretch from Pseudochaenichthys georgianus chromosome 18, fPseGeo1.2, whole genome shotgun sequence harbors:
- the nectin4a gene encoding nectin-4 translates to MTSLPNTLSLCLCVLRICVIQGDFVDPPTEEPILSLSEKETVLPCRYQLLPGDTVVQVTWYKEKPDATKDQIVTAHRTNGQTAFGAWSQRVRFQSSEPTVDSSLVIMSTEVSDEGKYLCRIITYPSGNFDTEMSLTVWTIPISSLDPVILVEGQSYRQAASCRSVARPPPRLSWETDLNGQSTNRSSDNGAVTSHYSLHPLRSMNGKKLDCIVWHPTLKGTRRIRNQLVVHFPPDAEVSGFAGDWSLGLENAALRCVSGGNPKPHSFTWLRVGGELPEGVITHPNGTLVFGRPLSPSDQGTYQCVAKNDVGVGKAEVEIIVGDSPQERSLFEKMPMIFIGGAAGGLLILMLIVIICVTCHHKRKNRKLERELTQKKEEINTLARGASIRRMNSVSTDARGATEENIPLRVEATLRTSLSSIGEQAHCRDSRSTISIGRSGMGAYDYLGRPVLNNNSRRGRERTLDRDEENRLRVESYVRNSSISLQETRFHPPLTHSAFPILQSTEIVRQLNGSAIIPPDGGSRTGSVSKNHQHPPPNYNYPQVIDDEDEVDEGLGGPASQEHPDDQDSETNSSQVSEAHSALYQQTNGTIRPKPRPTGISPHASLIHKAQIV